A genome region from Arachidicoccus soli includes the following:
- the surE gene encoding 5'/3'-nucleotidase SurE yields MVTNDDGIHAPGIRALVEAVKDLGKIVVVAPDKPQSGMGHAITIGLPLRLNKVEIFENIESYQCSGTPVDCVKLAVDKVLHQKPDICLSGVNHGANHSINVIYSGTMSAALEASIEGIPSIGFSLLDYSVEADFSAAKKYANLLVKQLIGKKLDKHFCLNVNIPAVAVDLVKGVKVCRQAYAKYEEDFEERKDPTGKNYYWLTGEFINFDKKKDADVWALANNYVSVVPVQFDLTNYALKETLEKKLDFDF; encoded by the coding sequence TTGGTTACTAATGACGATGGAATACATGCCCCCGGAATTCGAGCCTTGGTTGAGGCAGTAAAAGATTTGGGGAAAATAGTCGTTGTTGCACCCGATAAGCCACAAAGCGGCATGGGGCATGCCATCACGATAGGTCTGCCATTGCGTCTAAACAAGGTAGAGATTTTTGAAAATATAGAAAGTTATCAATGTTCAGGCACGCCTGTAGATTGTGTGAAACTAGCTGTAGATAAAGTGTTACATCAAAAGCCCGACATTTGCTTGAGCGGAGTCAATCATGGCGCTAATCATTCTATCAACGTGATTTATTCCGGTACCATGTCGGCTGCGCTTGAGGCTAGTATAGAAGGTATTCCCAGCATTGGTTTTAGCTTGTTGGATTATAGTGTGGAGGCAGATTTTAGCGCAGCTAAGAAATATGCAAACCTCTTAGTGAAACAATTAATTGGTAAAAAGTTGGACAAACATTTTTGTTTAAATGTGAATATCCCTGCAGTAGCAGTGGACCTGGTCAAAGGCGTAAAAGTTTGCCGCCAGGCCTACGCTAAATATGAGGAAGATTTCGAGGAACGTAAAGACCCTACTGGTAAAAATTATTATTGGCTCACAGGCGAATTTATTAACTTCGACAAGAAGAAAGATGCAGATGTGTGGGCCCTGGCAAATAATTATGTAAGTGTTGTACCTGTTCAATTTGATTTGACCAATTATGCATTAAAAGAAACTTTAGAGAAAAAGCTAGATTTTGATTTTTAA
- a CDS encoding response regulator: protein MANILIADDHPVVLLGIKTYLEQKGHCIVTACNNGIEAYNQILAKQPSIALLDISMPGMTGLEILKKLSEIKTRTKVVLITLQNELSVFNYAKGLGVSGFLLKEFAMNEMEKCLEEVQKGNTYFSPQLEDSLYLNQSTEAVDLSSLTFAEKKILKMIADQKSSKEIAALLFISEKTVETHRSHIMKKLDIPSGKNALLKWAIENAK, encoded by the coding sequence ACTTATTTGGAACAAAAAGGGCATTGTATTGTTACTGCATGTAATAATGGTATTGAAGCATATAATCAAATTTTGGCAAAACAGCCTTCTATTGCTTTGTTAGATATATCAATGCCCGGCATGACGGGCTTAGAAATTCTGAAAAAACTATCAGAAATTAAAACGCGCACCAAAGTAGTTTTAATTACACTTCAGAATGAGTTGTCTGTTTTTAATTATGCCAAAGGATTAGGGGTTAGCGGCTTTTTACTGAAAGAGTTTGCAATGAATGAAATGGAAAAATGCTTGGAAGAAGTTCAAAAAGGCAATACTTATTTTAGCCCGCAATTAGAAGATAGTTTATATTTAAATCAATCTACAGAGGCCGTAGATTTAAGTAGTCTCACCTTTGCAGAAAAGAAAATATTAAAGATGATAGCTGATCAGAAGTCTTCAAAAGAAATTGCTGCATTATTATTTATCTCAGAAAAAACAGTGGAAACACACCGGAGTCATATAATGAAGAAACTTGATATTCCCTCCGGAAAAAATGCTTTATTAAAATGGGCAATTGAAAATGCAAAATAA
- a CDS encoding nucleotidyltransferase family protein, protein MKAMILAAGLGTRLRPFTDRHPKALAIVNGKPLLQRNIEYLQQHDIKEVIVNVHHFADQIKEAVKKNNGWGSAISFSDETTEVLETGGGLVKAATFFEGEKNFVLMNVDILADIDLNKLFYRQKIEKNIATLAVSKRTTSRYFLFNSYGHLCGWENVNTREQKITRFSDTMIQKAFSGIHFIDTKIFSLIKQRGKFSMVDVYLDLSKKYNIGYYDHSGAKFIDVGTQKSVENAENMFK, encoded by the coding sequence ATGAAAGCAATGATATTGGCAGCTGGCCTGGGTACGCGCTTGAGGCCCTTTACGGATAGACATCCAAAGGCATTGGCAATCGTAAACGGAAAGCCCCTGTTACAAAGAAATATTGAATATTTGCAGCAACATGACATTAAAGAAGTTATTGTGAACGTGCATCATTTTGCTGATCAAATTAAAGAGGCTGTAAAGAAAAATAATGGTTGGGGCTCCGCTATTTCTTTTTCTGATGAAACCACCGAGGTCTTGGAGACAGGTGGAGGTCTAGTTAAAGCTGCAACGTTTTTTGAAGGAGAAAAGAATTTTGTGTTGATGAACGTAGATATATTAGCCGATATTGATTTGAATAAGTTATTTTATCGACAAAAGATAGAAAAAAATATTGCCACCCTGGCAGTAAGTAAGCGCACAACATCGCGATATTTTTTATTTAATAGTTATGGTCATCTATGTGGCTGGGAAAATGTGAATACGCGTGAACAAAAGATTACCCGGTTCTCTGATACTATGATTCAGAAAGCTTTTAGCGGCATTCATTTTATTGATACTAAAATATTTTCTTTGATTAAACAACGTGGAAAATTTTCTATGGTAGATGTGTATTTAGATTTATCAAAAAAATATAATATTGGTTATTATGATCATTCCGGGGCTAAATTTATAGATGTAGGCACACAAAAAAGTGTGGAAAACGCTGAAAACATGTTTAAATAA